Proteins from one Dysgonomonas sp. HDW5A genomic window:
- a CDS encoding ADP-ribosylglycohydrolase family protein → MKLINNINRIRGLIFGQAIGDGLGLASEFMTRNEVLHFYPNGIKGYDDIIQDKHRSRWQKGAWTDDTDQMLCILNSLLEKKSIDLKNIAQRFVEWKKSNGMGIGRHTNNILSVGNYADEPIKVAQLIWNMSGMKSAPNGAIMRTSIVGCWNYSNWEQVRINTENICKLTHYDPRCVGSCVIISYIVSQTIQDKTILKSDILNIGDQYDSRIAEYIELSYQSDVNLLKLDEESKIGYTLKTLSAALWAYNYAPDFHLGLRLIIEQGGDADTNGAVAGALLGLKFGYIDIPKNLKEKLIGKDILEYQSDQFINLICEN, encoded by the coding sequence ATGAAACTAATTAACAATATAAATCGAATCAGAGGTCTCATTTTCGGGCAAGCAATTGGTGATGGCTTAGGTCTAGCCTCAGAGTTTATGACTCGAAATGAGGTTTTACACTTTTATCCAAACGGAATAAAAGGTTACGATGATATAATTCAAGACAAACATAGAAGTCGTTGGCAAAAAGGAGCATGGACGGACGACACAGATCAGATGCTTTGTATTCTTAATAGTCTATTGGAAAAGAAGTCTATTGACTTAAAAAATATAGCTCAACGCTTTGTTGAATGGAAAAAGTCAAATGGTATGGGAATAGGAAGGCACACTAACAATATCCTATCTGTTGGTAACTATGCAGATGAACCAATAAAAGTAGCTCAACTTATTTGGAATATGTCAGGCATGAAATCAGCCCCTAATGGAGCTATTATGCGAACCTCAATAGTTGGGTGTTGGAATTATTCTAATTGGGAACAAGTCCGCATAAATACAGAAAATATTTGCAAACTCACCCATTATGACCCTCGCTGTGTTGGCTCATGTGTGATTATAAGCTATATAGTTAGCCAAACTATACAGGATAAAACAATATTAAAATCTGATATTTTAAATATAGGTGATCAATATGACTCACGAATAGCAGAATATATAGAATTATCCTATCAGTCAGATGTTAACTTGTTGAAACTGGATGAAGAGAGCAAAATAGGATATACCTTGAAAACACTTAGTGCAGCATTATGGGCATATAATTATGCACCAGATTTCCATTTAGGACTAAGACTTATAATAGAACAAGGTGGAGATGCAGATACCAACGGAGCAGTGGCAGGAGCGTTATTAGGTCTGAAATTTGGCTATATAGATATACCAAAGAACTTAAAAGAAAAGCTCATAGGAAAAGATATACTTGAATATCAATCAGACCAATTCATTAATCTTATTTGCGAAAATTGA
- a CDS encoding Crp/Fnr family transcriptional regulator: MHHYLLKEIAEREHLSDLDTELCMKCSESVSVLKNTILEEAGKIPQYLYYIVSGFMRLFYYDENGDEATMHINCPHGFFTAFSHFSNQSISPVNVECITDCELLRISKPNYDILMKESVVWKDYSLFVLQESMTYHENRSKDLATLTADQRYRKLMETHPEIIQNVPLQYIASFLGMKPESLSRIRRNLIT, from the coding sequence ATGCATCATTATCTATTGAAAGAAATCGCAGAACGCGAACATTTATCAGACCTTGATACTGAATTATGTATGAAATGTTCGGAGTCTGTTTCCGTACTCAAGAATACCATTTTGGAAGAGGCTGGGAAAATTCCTCAGTATCTTTATTATATTGTTTCCGGCTTTATGCGTTTATTTTACTATGACGAAAATGGAGATGAGGCTACCATGCATATTAATTGTCCTCATGGCTTTTTTACAGCTTTCTCTCATTTTTCCAATCAGAGTATTTCTCCTGTAAATGTAGAATGTATAACCGATTGTGAATTGCTTAGGATATCTAAACCCAACTATGACATTTTAATGAAAGAGAGTGTCGTATGGAAAGACTACAGTTTGTTTGTATTACAGGAATCAATGACTTATCATGAAAACAGATCAAAGGATCTTGCTACTCTTACTGCCGATCAGCGTTATCGTAAGCTCATGGAAACTCATCCCGAAATTATACAAAATGTACCACTTCAATATATTGCATCCTTTTTGGGCATGAAGCCCGAAAGTTTAAGCCGAATCAGACGAAATTTGATTACCTAA
- a CDS encoding NAD-dependent epimerase/dehydratase family protein → MMQNNLVLVTGANGHLGNNLVRLLIDKGYKVRASVRNIKNSEPFLGLDCEVKQADITDKQSMVEALQGVDTFYAVGAVFKLWAKDPQKEIYDVNMIGCKTMIEAAAEAGVRRIVYVSSIAALDYSKLPITEDSGYNPDRRDMYYNSKNDAEKLAFKLAAEHNIELVSVMPSAMIGSVIADRLSNSCMILRSVLKNELSVETNVALNWIDVKDVAEGCYLAAKKGRNGERYILANEKSLSITETMSIANNLIPELKLKKPVRVPKFVLYSVAWFMEMRAKITGNPPVLTPKEVGMFWGLIPDFDISKARTELGFNPKPGREALENALVYMWNNKDRFLN, encoded by the coding sequence ATGATGCAAAATAATTTAGTTCTGGTTACTGGAGCAAACGGTCATTTGGGGAATAATCTGGTTAGACTACTTATCGATAAAGGGTATAAAGTAAGAGCCTCGGTGCGTAATATCAAAAATAGTGAACCCTTTCTAGGACTAGATTGTGAGGTTAAACAAGCCGATATAACGGATAAACAGTCGATGGTTGAAGCTTTACAAGGAGTTGACACTTTTTATGCCGTAGGAGCTGTCTTTAAATTGTGGGCAAAAGATCCTCAAAAAGAAATTTATGATGTAAATATGATTGGTTGCAAGACTATGATTGAAGCAGCCGCTGAAGCAGGAGTGCGCCGTATTGTTTATGTCAGTTCTATTGCGGCACTTGATTATTCTAAATTACCAATAACAGAAGATTCCGGATATAATCCAGATAGGAGAGATATGTATTATAATTCAAAAAATGATGCAGAGAAGCTAGCTTTTAAATTGGCAGCCGAGCATAATATTGAATTAGTCTCGGTTATGCCCAGTGCTATGATTGGTAGTGTTATTGCAGATCGGTTGAGTAATTCCTGTATGATTTTACGTTCGGTTCTAAAAAACGAACTTTCAGTAGAAACCAATGTAGCTCTGAACTGGATAGATGTAAAAGATGTGGCTGAAGGGTGTTATTTAGCAGCAAAGAAAGGACGTAATGGAGAGCGTTATATTCTGGCAAATGAAAAGAGTCTTTCTATTACCGAAACTATGTCTATCGCAAATAATCTTATTCCCGAATTAAAGTTGAAAAAGCCTGTTCGTGTTCCTAAATTTGTGCTTTACTCTGTAGCTTGGTTTATGGAGATGAGAGCAAAAATAACAGGAAACCCTCCCGTTTTAACGCCCAAAGAAGTTGGCATGTTTTGGGGATTGATTCCGGATTTTGATATCTCTAAAGCGAGAACCGAACTCGGATTTAATCCTAAACCCGGAAGAGAGGCTTTAGAAAATGCCTTAGTTTATATGTGGAATAATAAGGATCGGTTTTTAAACTAA
- a CDS encoding DUF1398 domain-containing protein, which yields MFTIHAIEEIHAKVKSGADFPHYIQELIELGVISYTIYVNDGHTVYSGKDNFQLTSDPKYPELHIAEESDIERLQHALTIHQQGQTNYMTFCKHSAASGVEKWTVDIKGMLCSYYDKNGKVMLTEQVPIPPQKE from the coding sequence ATGTTTACAATTCATGCAATAGAAGAGATTCATGCCAAAGTAAAAAGTGGTGCAGACTTCCCCCATTACATACAGGAACTGATTGAATTGGGAGTAATAAGTTATACTATTTACGTGAATGACGGACACACCGTTTATTCTGGGAAAGACAATTTTCAACTTACCTCTGATCCTAAGTATCCAGAGCTACATATTGCTGAAGAAAGCGATATAGAAAGACTACAACATGCTTTAACTATTCATCAGCAGGGGCAGACTAATTATATGACTTTTTGCAAACATTCGGCAGCTTCGGGAGTTGAAAAATGGACAGTTGATATAAAGGGCATGCTCTGTTCATATTATGACAAAAATGGAAAAGTAATGCTTACAGAGCAGGTGCCCATACCACCTCAGAAAGAGTAA
- the rnc gene encoding ribonuclease III codes for MLKKLYRNIRLLPKKGKEPYVSFYKILNFYPYNITLYEQALLHKSSSIKLKDGRWINNERLEFLGDAILDAIVADIVFKEFEYKKEGFLTNMRSKIVQRETLNKLALNLGLDRLIKSSAKTGNHKTHMYGNALEALIGAIYLDQGYRIAKKFVHERLIVEHLNIETVAQQEVNFKSRLIEWSQKNKIPIEFRLIESFTDDNNNPIFYTAVDIYDQESGTGRGYSKKESQQRAAEEALDKINMDKEFTKSIFILKEKELELSLSETSEPGIPSVSSSPNQETEES; via the coding sequence GTGCTTAAGAAACTATATCGAAATATAAGGCTTCTTCCTAAAAAAGGGAAAGAGCCTTATGTTTCGTTTTATAAGATACTAAATTTCTATCCATACAATATAACATTGTATGAGCAAGCATTATTGCATAAATCATCGTCTATCAAACTGAAAGACGGAAGATGGATCAACAATGAGCGTCTCGAGTTTCTAGGAGATGCCATTCTCGATGCAATAGTAGCTGATATCGTATTTAAGGAATTCGAATACAAGAAAGAAGGCTTCCTTACCAATATGAGGTCGAAGATTGTTCAGCGCGAAACTTTAAACAAATTAGCACTCAATTTAGGACTGGATCGCCTTATAAAATCTTCTGCAAAAACCGGCAATCACAAAACGCACATGTATGGTAATGCTCTCGAAGCATTAATCGGTGCGATTTATCTTGATCAAGGCTACCGTATTGCCAAAAAATTTGTACATGAAAGGCTTATCGTTGAACACCTGAATATTGAAACGGTTGCCCAACAAGAAGTAAACTTCAAATCACGTCTGATTGAATGGAGTCAAAAAAATAAAATTCCAATTGAGTTCAGACTTATCGAATCATTTACAGACGACAATAATAATCCGATATTCTATACGGCTGTTGACATATACGATCAAGAATCGGGTACAGGTCGTGGCTATTCAAAGAAAGAATCACAGCAAAGGGCTGCAGAAGAAGCTTTGGATAAGATCAATATGGATAAAGAGTTTACCAAGAGTATCTTCATTCTAAAAGAAAAAGAACTTGAATTATCTTTATCTGAGACTTCTGAACCGGGTATTCCCTCCGTATCATCATCTCCCAATCAAGAAACTGAAGAGTCATAA
- the fabF gene encoding beta-ketoacyl-ACP synthase II — translation MELKRVVVTGLGAVTPLGNDVQTTWNNAINGVSGAGPITQFDASKFKTQFACEVKDFDVAKYLDRKEARKCDRYTQLAIAASEEAIADSGLKFETEDCDKIGVIVSAGIGGIKTFEEEVGYYFQNKEMGPKFNPFFIPKMIADIASGHISMRHGLRGPNFGTVSACASSTHSAISSFDIIRLGKANVMVVGGAEATICESAIGGFNAMTALSTRNDSPETASRPFSASRDGFVMGEGSACLIFEELEHALARGAKIYAEVVGGGMSADAYHLTSSHPEGLGAKIVMKAALEDANMKPEDIDYVNVHGTSTPVGDPSEIKAIKEIFGDSAYKLNISSTKSMTGHLLGAAGAMESLFCVLSVQNDIVPPTINFTEGDEDPEIDYKLNLTFNKAQKREVRAALSNTFGFGGHNACVIVKKFNK, via the coding sequence ATGGAATTAAAAAGAGTAGTAGTAACGGGTTTAGGTGCAGTAACACCGCTGGGCAACGATGTGCAAACCACATGGAACAATGCAATCAACGGAGTTAGTGGAGCTGGACCCATTACTCAATTTGATGCGTCGAAATTCAAAACACAGTTTGCCTGTGAGGTGAAAGATTTTGACGTGGCGAAATATCTTGACAGAAAAGAAGCACGTAAGTGCGACAGATATACGCAGTTGGCTATAGCTGCATCAGAAGAAGCAATTGCTGATTCTGGACTTAAGTTCGAAACTGAAGATTGTGATAAAATCGGTGTAATTGTATCTGCCGGAATAGGTGGTATAAAAACATTTGAAGAGGAGGTCGGATATTATTTCCAAAATAAGGAAATGGGACCTAAATTCAATCCGTTTTTTATACCTAAAATGATTGCTGATATTGCATCGGGACACATATCGATGAGACATGGTCTTCGCGGACCTAACTTCGGAACAGTTTCGGCTTGTGCATCATCTACCCACAGTGCAATTTCGTCTTTTGACATTATTCGCTTAGGTAAAGCAAACGTAATGGTAGTTGGTGGCGCAGAAGCCACTATTTGCGAATCGGCTATTGGCGGATTCAACGCAATGACTGCTCTGTCGACAAGAAACGATTCTCCGGAAACAGCATCACGTCCGTTTAGCGCCAGCCGCGATGGATTTGTAATGGGAGAAGGATCGGCTTGTCTTATTTTCGAAGAGTTAGAACACGCATTAGCTCGAGGAGCTAAGATATATGCAGAAGTTGTAGGTGGAGGAATGTCGGCTGATGCTTATCACTTGACATCATCTCACCCGGAAGGACTTGGAGCTAAGATCGTAATGAAAGCAGCCCTTGAGGATGCAAACATGAAACCTGAGGATATCGACTATGTAAATGTTCACGGAACATCTACACCAGTGGGTGATCCTTCGGAGATCAAAGCTATCAAAGAGATATTTGGCGACTCAGCTTATAAACTGAATATCAGTTCAACAAAATCAATGACCGGACACCTTCTTGGTGCAGCCGGAGCAATGGAGTCTTTATTTTGTGTACTTTCTGTACAAAATGATATCGTACCTCCAACGATCAACTTCACTGAAGGTGATGAAGATCCCGAAATTGATTACAAATTGAACCTGACATTTAATAAAGCTCAAAAAAGAGAAGTCAGAGCTGCCTTATCAAATACATTTGGTTTTGGTGGACACAATGCATGTGTAATCGTAAAGAAGTTTAATAAGTAA
- a CDS encoding acyl carrier protein — MSDVASRVKAIIVDKLGVEETEVTNAASFTNDLGADSLDTVELIMEFEKEFGISIPDDQAEKISTVGDAVSYIEANAK; from the coding sequence ATGTCTGACGTAGCATCAAGAGTTAAAGCAATTATCGTTGATAAATTAGGTGTTGAAGAAACAGAAGTTACAAATGCTGCTAGTTTTACAAACGATCTAGGAGCTGACTCACTTGATACAGTAGAACTTATCATGGAATTTGAAAAAGAATTCGGTATTTCTATTCCAGATGATCAAGCTGAAAAAATTTCTACAGTAGGAGACGCAGTTTCTTATATTGAAGCTAACGCAAAATAA
- a CDS encoding phosphoribosylglycinamide formyltransferase yields MVNIAIFASGSGSNAENISNYFKNKEGASVSLIISNKADAFVHKRAEVLGIKSITFSKDDFEKTDLVLDCLRENQIDFIVLAGFLLKVPQNLIDAYPQRIVNIHPALLPKFGGKGMYGDNVHKAVVAARESESGITIHYINENYDEGNIIFQAKCEVLSDDTFQNVAEKVHQLEYLHFPPVIDSVIAKLSNE; encoded by the coding sequence ATGGTCAATATAGCTATTTTTGCTTCCGGATCCGGCTCTAATGCTGAGAATATTAGCAATTATTTTAAGAATAAAGAGGGTGCTTCAGTAAGCCTGATTATATCGAATAAAGCAGATGCTTTTGTGCATAAGAGAGCAGAAGTTTTAGGCATAAAATCGATAACTTTTTCTAAAGATGACTTTGAAAAGACCGATTTGGTTCTTGATTGTTTAAGAGAAAATCAGATAGATTTCATTGTTTTGGCAGGTTTTTTATTGAAAGTACCTCAAAATTTAATTGATGCCTACCCTCAGAGAATAGTGAATATTCATCCTGCTCTACTTCCTAAGTTTGGCGGAAAAGGTATGTATGGAGATAATGTTCACAAGGCTGTTGTTGCTGCCCGAGAATCCGAATCAGGAATAACAATTCATTATATTAATGAGAACTATGACGAAGGAAATATCATTTTTCAGGCCAAATGTGAGGTCTTGTCGGATGATACATTTCAAAATGTAGCCGAAAAGGTTCATCAATTGGAATATCTTCATTTCCCTCCTGTAATCGACTCAGTAATAGCTAAATTAAGTAACGAATAA
- a CDS encoding bile acid:sodium symporter, translated as MRKIKSYMMPISMITGALFYSYLSELSFLTPYLIFFMLLITYTNISIRSVRFSMLHLWLLAIQLLGSIGAYLAIRGIDPIIAQSAMICILAPTATSAVVITGMLGGNTASLTAFSLLSNLTVAVVAPLLFTIIGGHSGFSFWEELQEITLRVFVLLLLPFFLAILLGKISPKTHHKIKTSQSYSFYLWNIALMIVTARTVNFLLLEGSNHVQTSLIIFGLTLIICIVQFYIGRLLGRRYSDTIAGGQGLGQKNTILSIWMAQTYLNPIASIGPGAYILWQNIINSSQVWYKQRRN; from the coding sequence TTGAGAAAGATCAAATCATATATGATGCCCATATCAATGATTACAGGAGCCTTATTTTACTCCTATTTATCGGAGTTATCATTTTTGACCCCTTACCTCATCTTTTTTATGCTGCTTATTACATATACCAATATATCCATCAGATCAGTTAGGTTCTCGATGCTGCACCTATGGCTTTTGGCAATTCAACTGTTAGGAAGTATCGGCGCATACCTCGCCATACGCGGTATAGATCCCATTATTGCCCAAAGTGCAATGATTTGCATCTTAGCACCTACTGCCACTTCGGCTGTTGTCATTACAGGCATGTTGGGAGGTAATACCGCCAGCCTGACCGCTTTCAGTTTACTTAGCAACCTTACTGTTGCCGTGGTTGCACCACTATTGTTTACTATAATAGGAGGGCATTCGGGCTTTTCCTTCTGGGAAGAATTACAAGAAATTACACTGCGGGTATTCGTATTATTACTGCTACCGTTCTTTCTGGCTATTCTCTTAGGGAAAATATCACCAAAAACTCATCATAAAATAAAGACATCTCAGTCTTATTCATTTTATTTATGGAATATTGCCTTAATGATAGTAACTGCCCGAACTGTTAATTTCCTACTGCTCGAAGGTAGTAATCACGTTCAAACATCACTAATAATTTTCGGATTAACCCTAATAATTTGCATTGTACAATTCTACATTGGAAGGCTGTTAGGACGGCGATATAGCGACACTATCGCAGGAGGACAGGGATTGGGACAAAAAAACACTATACTTTCGATCTGGATGGCACAAACTTACCTGAACCCAATTGCATCAATCGGACCGGGAGCCTACATACTTTGGCAAAATATAATCAACTCAAGTCAGGTGTGGTATAAGCAAAGACGAAATTGA
- a CDS encoding ABC transporter permease translates to MNALSIIIKREYLSRIKKKSFVVLTILMPLLMAALVFVPLLLSNIKDSETKRIAVIDNTGRYASHLKSFDHYTFEIVGGNQEDNLKTKVGKDLFGILEITGDLTENSAAAAFVSEKQVPLDLQGYINNTLSEIVKSDKINLLAQKADIDTQVMVDIRHVIETSGNIKVTTLRWSEDGSEKETSTDIAAAVGGIFTFIMYLFILMYGTMVMQGVVEEKSNRIVEVMISSVRPFDLMMGKIIGIGLTGITQLFIWFGIFAIILGLKSTLFPAADIQNISSQLGNIQMLFSINWIEIIIYFLLLFIGGYLIYASLFAMFGAAVDNAQDTQQFVMPITLIFMFSFYVGIYSLQNPDGPLAFWCSMIPLTSPIVMMVRIPFEIPLWEKILSIVILYVSIFFVVKFAAKIYRVGILMYGKKPTIKELIKWFSYK, encoded by the coding sequence ATGAACGCATTAAGTATTATAATAAAGAGAGAATATCTTTCACGAATAAAAAAGAAGTCATTTGTGGTACTCACCATCTTAATGCCACTTCTTATGGCTGCATTAGTATTTGTTCCCCTGTTGTTATCAAATATCAAAGATTCTGAGACCAAACGGATAGCGGTAATTGATAACACCGGAAGATATGCTTCACACTTAAAATCATTCGATCATTACACATTCGAAATAGTAGGAGGTAATCAGGAGGATAATTTAAAAACGAAAGTAGGAAAAGACTTATTCGGAATACTCGAAATAACCGGCGACTTAACAGAAAATTCTGCAGCTGCGGCTTTTGTTTCCGAAAAACAAGTTCCTTTAGATCTACAAGGCTATATCAACAATACGCTTTCGGAGATTGTAAAATCAGACAAAATAAATCTTCTGGCACAAAAGGCAGATATAGATACCCAAGTAATGGTTGATATACGCCATGTTATTGAGACCTCAGGAAATATAAAAGTAACAACACTGAGATGGAGTGAGGATGGCTCCGAGAAAGAAACATCTACTGATATTGCAGCGGCTGTCGGAGGTATTTTCACATTCATCATGTATCTGTTTATACTTATGTACGGAACAATGGTTATGCAGGGAGTCGTTGAAGAAAAAAGCAATCGCATTGTCGAAGTTATGATTTCGTCTGTACGTCCTTTCGATCTGATGATGGGTAAAATTATCGGAATAGGACTTACCGGCATTACTCAGCTCTTCATCTGGTTCGGAATCTTTGCAATTATCCTGGGATTAAAAAGCACACTATTTCCGGCTGCCGACATCCAGAATATATCTTCTCAATTAGGTAATATACAGATGCTATTTTCGATAAACTGGATCGAAATCATTATCTATTTCTTACTCCTTTTCATCGGAGGATATCTTATCTATGCATCGCTTTTTGCTATGTTCGGTGCAGCGGTAGATAATGCACAAGATACACAACAGTTTGTTATGCCTATAACGCTCATATTTATGTTTTCCTTTTATGTAGGTATATACAGCCTACAAAATCCGGATGGCCCGCTTGCTTTCTGGTGCTCAATGATACCACTGACATCTCCTATCGTAATGATGGTGCGTATACCTTTCGAAATTCCTTTATGGGAAAAAATCCTATCTATAGTCATATTATATGTAAGTATTTTCTTTGTTGTAAAATTTGCGGCAAAAATTTACCGTGTAGGAATCCTTATGTATGGAAAAAAGCCAACTATTAAAGAACTTATCAAATGGTTCTCTTATAAATAA